The following are from one region of the Myotis daubentonii chromosome 2, mMyoDau2.1, whole genome shotgun sequence genome:
- the LOC132227545 gene encoding tubulin alpha-1A chain, producing MRECISIHVGQAGVQIGNACWELYCLEHGIQPDGQMPSDKTIGGGDDSFNTFFSETGAGKHVPRAVFVDLEPTVIDEVRTGTYRQLFHPEQLITGKEDAANNYARGHYTIGKEIIDLVLDRIRKLADQCTGLQGFLVFHSFGGGTGSGFTSLLMERLSVDYGKKSKLEFSIYPAPQVSTAVVEPYNSILTTHTTLEHSDCAFMVDNEAIYDICRRNLDIERPTYTNLNRLIGQIVSSITASLRFDGALNVDLTEFQTNLVPYPRIHFPLATYAPVISAEKAYHEQLSVAEITNACFEPANQMVKCDPRHGKYMACCLLYRGDVVPKDVNAAIATIKTKRTIQFVDWCPTGFKVGINYQPPTVVPGGDLAKVQRAVCMLSNTTAIAEAWARLDHKFDLMYAKRAFVHWYVGEGMEEGEFSEAREDMAALEKDYEEVGVDSVEGEGEEEGEEY from the exons ATG CGTGAGTGCATCTCCATCCATGTTGGCCAGGCTGGTGTCCAGATCGGCAATGCCTGCTGGGAGCTCTACTGCCTGGAACACGGCATCCAGCCCGATGGCCAGATGCCAAGTGACAAGACCATTGGCGGGGGAGATGACTCCTTCAACACCTTCTTCAGTGAGACGGGCGCTGGCAAGCATGTGCCCAGGGCAGTGTTTGTAGACCTGGAACCCACAGTCATTG ATGAAGTTCGCACTGGTACCTACCGCCAGCTCTTCCACCCTGAGCAGCTGATCACAGGCAAGGAAGATGCTGCCAATAACTATGCCCGTGGACACTACACCATTGGCAAGGAGATCATTGACCTGGTCCTGGACCGAATTCGGAAACTG GCTGACCAGTGCACAGGCCTTCAGGGCTTCTTGGTTTTCCACAGCTTTGGTGGGGGAACTGGTTCTGGGTTCACCTCCCTGCTGATGGAACGTCTCTCCGTCGATTATGGCAAGAAGTCCAAGCTGGAGTTCTCCATTTACCCGGCCCCCCAGGTCTCCACAGCTGTAGTTGAGCCCTACAACTCCATCCTCACTACCCACACCACCCTGGAGCACTCTGACTGTGCCTTCATGGTTGACAACGAGGCCATCTATGACATCTGTCGTAGAAACCTCGATATTGAGCGCCCAACCTACACTAACTTGAATAGGTTGATAGGTCAAATTGTGTCCTCCATCACTGCATCCCTCAGGTTTGATGGAGCCCTGAATGTCGATCTGACTGAATTCCAGACCAACCTGGTGCCCTATCCCCGCAtccacttccctctggccacaTATGCTCCTGTCATCTCTGCTGAGAAAGCCTACCACGAACAGCTTTCTGTAGCAGAAATCACCAATGCGTGCTTTGAGCCAGCCAACCAGATGGTGAAATGTGACCCTCGCCATGGTAAATACATGGCTTGCTGCCTGTTGTACCGTGGTGACGTGGTCCCCAAAGATGTCAATGCTGCCATTGCCACCATCAAGACCAAGCGTACCATCCAGTTTGTGGACTGGTGCCCCACTGGCTTCAAAGTTGGCATTAACTACCAGCCTCCCACTGTGGTCCCTGGTGGAGACCTGGCCAAAGTACAGCGAGCTGTGTGCATGCTGAGCAACACCACAGCTATTGCTGAGGCCTGGGCTCGCCTGGACCACAAGTTTGACCTGATGTATGCCAAGCGTGCCTTTGTCCACTGGTACGTGGGTGAGGGCATGGAGGAAGGAGAGTTTTCTGAGGCCCGTGAGGACATGGCTGCCCTTGAGAAGGATTATGAGGAAGTTGGTGTGGATTCTGTTGAAGGAGAGggtgaggaagaaggagaggaataCTAA